DNA from Gossypium raimondii isolate GPD5lz unplaced genomic scaffold, ASM2569854v1 Contig00182, whole genome shotgun sequence:
tggaataaaataaatgcaaattagtttattcagcttaaataattaaattgcattttaattcgGACTTTTAATTAGAAGTGATTAAATTGTGTCTAAAGTGgagacaaattaatttcatattctaattaatttgtcttagctattgttgaattaaatttgtgtctattatttgttttaatgtgtcttagattaggcaaattaattacatgttttaatatgtcttagttagcacatgacatgaatttattcaacttattacatcattttaatgtttcttagtccaaattgaattaatgagcagatttaatgtgtcttgttctTTATCAATTTAAATGTGTCCTAATATGAATTAAGTTGCTAAATTAAATTGCTTTCGGTACATGCATGGATTGGCCATGAAGAGAGTTGATGATTCCTTTTCCTCATGTGACTATTCGTAAAGCTCAATGGACCATGAGCTGAATTAAAAATCCAAAGATAGTTTTAGCTTCTCCAAGTGGTGTTCGTGAAGAGCAATGGACAAAGAGTTGTTCACACAAGACCATTCATCTCACAAAACATTTTCACACCATGAGAGCTATTCATTTTCGTTCATCCACACTTGGAGGCTGTTGGAGATCAAGTGTTCACACACTTGGGTTGTTCGTGCTTAAACTACCATTAATTTGGTGCTTTGCTTATTTGGTTGCCCAAGGAGGAATTAAAGGTGCTCATAATGTTTTCAGCTAAACAAACATTGAACAAAATCATTTCAGCTCATTAGTGCAATTATTAGCTGAATTGGAAGACTAAACAACCTGCCCATTGGTGTCACCTATGCATAGAAGCTTCCAAATGACTTTTGGTTATTTCAACAACCATTTGAGTTCAATTAAGTGTAATTGTTGATTGCTTTGAGTCCATTCGGCTGGAACATATCCAGCctataaattgttgtttttgtaaTCATTTGAAGGTTACTAATTTTGAGACTTTGatcaattatgaaattttgttcAATTGGTGAGTATTTCAACTCCCTTTGTTCTCTCTTGACTCCATTGACTTATCAAGACATTCTTGTGGCGTCAATCCTATCaatttcgaacttatcactttactaaagtgtggcgttcaatccTATATCGTTGGTTCTTATCTCTCATAGATATTGGGTCACGATTAacaatttttcatcatttcaagcTAACGTAAGATTTGGGTTGATATTGCATATAATATCGGTTCTTTCTTCACCTTGAAATCGAACCTACCTATCCATcctttaatcacttaaatattttcttgtttccaccaatttgttcttttcaaCCCGACTTGAAAACCTCAACTCATACTCCTTAATTTTaacgatcgggcacatcaaaGACTCGACTCTCATCACCGAGGTAGGCGTATCATATTGAAATAAGACATAATTAACACacttaattaaaatgtccagatttaaaccaattaaatactaacaaattattttgaactgaattaactaattaaattagtttatttaatttagtccagcTACTAataattgcataaattaaaaaccaaGCTATGTTTGAGCTTATTTCAGCTCTTGGAGTTGGAATTGAGCTATATAGAGCTCAACGAAATAAAATTGAgctaattcagctcgcatgggtTTGCTCACAATGCTTAATAATCTAGTCCAAAAGTGCTCCcggggcgtggtcgtatcatcccctccctcttttaggcgatttgtccccaaatcgggcCATTTACTCGTGAAAAATCCTTCCTTATCACAATCCCCTTGGTTAACAACAATGCttccaaaattctaaaatcacATAGTTCTCGTAAAAGAATAAAGCTAGAAGCATCTCCTCCCTCTTGaggaaaataacatataaatatgtgatcTACATAATAGAGAAAAGAAATGGGGACACAACGAGCGAAAGATTTACAAACTCGATGCGAAATGTCAATCGAACTTGAACAATTAAGCCATTCTtgaatctaagaatataaatggGTCTTACCTCCTCAAGTTGACTCCCATATTCGGCAAGTAGAAAATGCAAAAGGATTCAAGCTCAAGTGGCATCCACAAGGCTTGGAAAAATTAGTCACCGATTATGAACCCTTGGTTCCATTTGATCACAACTTGCAAACTTCAAGTTTTCAAACAATCTCGATATGCCATTATTACAACCAAGTGAACTTAATCGATTCATATGATAGTCAATCAAATATCCTCGCTTTACAGTCAAACTCAACAATACACTTCCATACCTTTTCAACATGATCGGTCGAATGATCAATTTATACGGGCTTTCATCTTAGCATTCAAAACACGCATTTCATTGCAAGTTAAAGACAAACAACCAATACCATCGGACAATAATATCTTTCAAAGATCAAAGCATCAACAAAGTGTTCATCAACATGCGAATAAGACAAGGATGTCTTAGAGTTTTCCAAAGTCATTTCTTGTTTACCTTTAAGAGTAGGAAGAGAAAGTTAGTTGTACCTTTTTcgtttaatacaaaccttctcTCCTCGAAATAGTCTAGTCAAAGCTTCGTATTGAATTAACCTTATCGAAATGAAATACGAACTTGGTACAACCACGAAATGGATTAAggaatgaatttaaattgaaatcaaatttatcGACCTCATTTCCTAATTCAACAACCAAGCATCACAATAATAGAAATTGTTCGCTTACAATcgatgatgcttgattttcccacaaatgtaccaaaatagattccgggtttaaaaacttgatttcgATTATTCATGCCAAAGTGTAGCAAAGAGTTCATTAAACCAAACTTGTCAACCCAAAAGGATTTTTGTGTCCACAAAAACAAACTGATGTGATCCAGCTCGGGctaatcgagtcgtttcacgtagtagcccgatcgtcgacgagaactCTTCGTTTTGATGTCGTATGAAAATTGAGTTATGGAGATGTATAAGCGGAAGCAGGCAATTTGGGCTCAAAAGATGGCttggattgattttttttataggttcagtttaataaagaaataatttataaattgatagataaaatggaatggaagttgaactcaagcttcaagaatgtttcaatactaaaaagtattgcccaaatcttatattgcttaaggtgaattttgatgaagaaTAGAAGCgaaccttgacccgttacctatatgaaggtaagaaccaaaggtataataatatggttgaatgCCACACCAgttcggtgataagttcaatggagttcGGATTGACACCACTAGTAAGCTAGATAAGTTGCTTCGAGACTCgaacgaaagaagagaggaggtaacctcacaagaacaaaagttctattaagtttaattgatcaaattctgtaaccttttataataaacaagtaaaccatttataggcaaagactaAGCTAGCCAAATAGCCACATACATCCTTAggaattaagcaaatgaattcaTCTAATGGTCTTGCTAAATTCGGTTGAACATGGACAGCTTCTAAAATGAACattgaatattgaaaaatttggGAAGGTGCATGGAAGAGCTAGGTTTGGCCAATGagcttaaataagctcatttaagatgtaattttggtgaaaagtgacgaaattaatagaaaattggACAGCCATTTGAAGTGTGAATGCTTAGCTTTGAAGAGTCATTGAGTGTGAACACCATGAACCAAACAGCCAAAATTGATCCAGaatgtgaaagaaataaaaggtagCTTTGGAGTAGGAAACATCATCTCCTTTGGCCGAATAGTCGCATAGGAAACTTCAAAAATCAGCACACCATTTTAATTGCATTCCATGCATGTATTGCCAAATACATTGAATCCAACATGCATGCATCTTTTAAATGAACTCCCACATTCGACCAACCTGCAAAAGGAGCAaatgaacttaaattaatttgtattaaggtgaaacataattaaaacataatctggacaatttaaattcacataattaaagcaagacacaattaattaaattaagatctAATTAATTAGGTTAGGACAAGACACATTGAAAACAtgcaataaaacatatttataagctgtaggAATTAAGatgacttaataacatgtaagaaaacacaattaacatgcataattaaattcatccagatttaagaccaattaaacaacaaaattaattcagttgtatataactaaattaactaactcaATAATTATTTCAGCAACTATATTATCGcataaatgaaattaagctaGATTTGAGTGATTTGAGCTCTTGGAGTGGAAACAAGCTAAACGGAGCTCAACGAGATGGAATTGATCTAATTCATTTCGCATGGGTTTGCAAGCAATGCTTAGGAGCTGGACCAAAAGTGTGccgaggcgtggtcgtatcatcccctccGTCTTTAAAGCGATTCGTCCCCAAATCGGGCCATTTGCTCGAAAAAAATCTTCAATATTCTGAGAGCCACAAATGGCTCAGATCGAAAGAAGCTCATTCGCgtgccctccctctttaggagTGTACCACCTCACATCGTCacctataaaagaataaaacaaattagtgacACGATGAAGATTAAACAAAAAGAACTATCCAAGATTTGATTCACAATGTGAACAAATAAACCAATCTTTGGGTCAAAAGAGAAATCATTCTTACCTTTTTCTCCGATGGAAACAAACCTAAATCACAAGGCATTTGATAGCTATGGTTTTGGAAGTCAAATTTCCATGGTTCGATTACCTTAGACAATGATATAGAATGATGTTCATTGAGGTCAAAGTCAAATTTTCCCTtgtcatttcaatttgatttgacaATTTCATGATAGACTTCATAGAAAGAacactaagcaactcaaaatCATTATCATCCAAAACATGTTCAGATCTTATAGACCACAGTTGAGAACAACctctaaaaacaaaattttgattttgacttaacaaaccaacaagattcacatgtctcattttcaaacttaaagacAGAGCATCTGATGCGATCCGGCCCAGTTGATTGAGTCGGGTTCACTTAAgatgcccgatcgtcgacgagaagctCGTTCAAATTTGTAGATAGATGgagtttgaatgttttataaGCGAAAGGTAGGCAAAATGGGTTCAAAGGATGGGTTTTGGTTTGATGAAAGATAGGTTTGGTTTAACAAAGAATTAAGTTAGAAAGATGATAGATAAATGGAAATGGATAAAGAACTCAAACTTTAAGAATGattcaatactaaaaagtattgcccctagtcttatattgcttaaggtgaaatttgatgaaagatagaagcggaccttgacccgttacctatatggaggtaagaaccaaaggtataataatatggttgagCATACACGgttcggtgataagttcaatggagttcggattgacgccactagcaagctagataagtcgcttcgagactcgaatgaaagaagagaggaggtaacctcacaagaacaaagttctattaagttttaattgatcaaattatgtaaccttttacaataaacaaaataaactatttataggctctcTAATGCCTATTAAAATTCAGCTACTAATGTGTTCacacaacaattaaaaatgtTCACACTTCAAGCATTAAATCTCTGTTCATGGATAGTGTAAGTTCATGCATGGTTGAATAATCATGTTTCTTCCCAAAACCCGTTCATGCATGCTTAACCAATAAGAAAGCttgttccatgaatgtgcaTCTTCAATTCATATCCAACCCCCTTGGCGAATGCTAGGTGCATGGGTCATGCATCTCTcttaattaaagctttaatgatGGGCTGGTTCATGAATGGAAGCATGTACCTTGTAAATTCGTTCTCCCCTTTGTACATGCACATTATACATTCAATGTGATGAATTAAGGTAATATTCCCTCCCTTTGGACGTTCATGAATCCACCCATACATGTATAGGAGTGATTGGTCAAATTGAGGTGTGAATGGCTTAGATCTTTGCCTTGGGAATACGATCGGCCAAGCTTGTGCTTTAAGTTCTGGACACCTTTTGGCCAAATAGGTGCCTTGGGGAGCCAAATGGATCAGCCACCATTCATTGAAAGAGGCCTTACATGCAAGTCCCATACATTGAACCTATCATGCATGAACCTTGTTTAATTACTCTCCAAATTCAGCTCACCTACAAAAACacatgaaccaaaattaaatcacataaaattcagctgaacaaacattaatataatttagacacactaattaaaacataaattaaattagacaaatttaataaagtcttaacaagacatattaaatttggccaagacatatttaaaacatgtaataagtcaaaacataattatggcTGTAGtaatttaagctaaattaataaattacttaatttattcagacattaaaataaatgagttgaaataaacttaagccaagctcaaacgagctaaagtaagctaaattgagctcaaacgagctaaattaagctcatgtgagctaaatcAGTGGGAAAACTAAGATTGAGCTTGTTGAGTGAGATTgagcttcatcttgcacttggggcCCTCGTGTTTAGGCCAATCACGATAGCAACAGTGGTGCCACAACATGATGCGATTGAGATCACATCGACATCACAAACAAAGATTGTTTacacattcattcaaacaaaTTTACGATGCTTGCTTTCTTTCATGAATGATTCATAATAACAAACTCCAGGATTAAACACATGATTTTGGCTACTCGATCCAAATGGCAAGAAGAGTCTTTTTATCTCCAACAATTTACACAAATTAAACAACGAGGGTGTTAGCatactcaaattcaaacaagcaaaccctttaaatttcattcgaaaagatttaagaaaacatggaaatttcacaccacaaattaaataattcacaTGATCAACACAACCAAACAGATGATATGTCGACTTTTGATCACACAATTCCAGATTTTGTTGGTGTTGATTTATTCGTTCTTCATCAAAAATCTTGCCGATGCCATACTCATCAATACATTTCCATTCCTTTTCAACAGGATCAGttaaaatgaacaatttttACGGGCTTTCATCTTGCGCATCCAAAACATGCATTCCTGATacgagggttgcgcgcggaccaagatcgagttgccaagtcacgggaaactcctatgaaaaaccctaaacaatcagatctgaagcaagcagaaaattaaaatattagaattttgaatttcggatccgaaataaaatctcaaaataataaagaatcaaattgagaatagaaataagtgttaataaggaatcttgaaaccctagaggagattgcgattcgcccaattgaacaccaagatagttttccccaaatttcgacaatcgATTTTacccaaaagagtatggaagaaccctagaaattggggattttttgggctgattccttaagatagaaaaaagtgaaaacacaataaaaacaaaaaataaattagataaagattcagcataagcgaaataaagaaagaattgatagtaagaaattaaaagataagtcctaagaagccttgaaatccgaaagatctcacaactcccttcaaacggctctaatctcctccaaagaatatcaatggcaagaagaaggttgaagatggctcccacaataaaaaagattgttaaaacaacttaaagaaaactcaagagaaaatccttggagaactcaaagagaattttcactcaaatcaaatctgaaattttcaatgtaattgtaatgtaatgtagggtggctggccaatccatataaataggccttataactagtcctaatctaattagaaaactaaaataaaataaaaactcctaattattttaatatggaaattcagccaagggtctttatttgggactctgggactgaatatttacataaaaattaaactaagtaaaaataaataaataaataaaaataaaactttacaacttgggccactttgacaatttggcctgattttcaactaagtatgggtggatttcttgattgggcttggaatcttcttattgggccttgccttcaagaatttgggttgggcctttgtgcctcgtatcattccccccttcctcaaaaagattcgtcctcgaatctgaaaaatcaaatggggacaagtcagccatattgaaagatggacatgttttaaagcattcaatcctctcaaattatttccacaaaccatgaataaatcgtgagtaataaatcaaatggtaaacgtaatcgtcacaagtaggtatttgaaaaggttcacacggttcacgagttgcacaatcataccatgcattaattgacggactatagattcactcacacatgcatcataaaaattatcaaaacaataatcttttatcaaccatcaaaatatatagatcatcaataaataaaatatgacagTCAAGCAtgtttcgatctaagtgttttacaaaaattaaatcatcaacatgatctttgtcactatctgaggagtacaaaggtgtttcaaaagtttcaagcatcttacctttataatgagaagaataagggtcgattttaccttttccatttaatacaaaccttcgctcatcgggggcatagtgtagtcgaaactccgttgttgagttaaccttttcaaatgcaactcaaacttcatgtataaCCACAGAaacttttcgacatccttcttcatatgtggccaatggaagtgttctatcccacgtaaaggtggtaaacctttaggggacTCACTAAAAAGATccacataatcctgcaaaagacattgaaacacactaggcaaatatccattaatgttagatagagataaatagttttgcctaaacctcacaaggatacaaggttgtttattgagtagggctctccgcacatctttttttgttccaatcaattttttctctctagttttgccacttgcggattcactcacctttgggccctttaaattttgacttttttcactactagcctcttttctctctgtcttttttatttttcctttctccctcaccccctcacaaaatttcatcatttttaattgatctttatatacatcattgggatttaaaggagcaagagtgaattttcggcctttaaacacaagagagtatctattgagcttgccttggtgtgtaacatcacgatcaaattgccaaggccgtccaaggagcaagtgtgccacatgcattgggaccacatcacaccatacctcatcctcgtaattcccgagcttaaaagtgatcaaggactgttttgtaaccttaacttctgagcattcattaagccactgaaggtgatacggcttagggtgctcgatacaaggtaactttaaggaatccaccaaataactgctaactacatttgaacaactcccactatcaatcataagtgaacataagttaccttttataaaacacctagaatggaaaatattggtcctttggttatcacaattgtctcccatttggatgttaagggtgcggcggagcatcttattattattattattattttggactaCCTGCAatacaaacactcaacactcaaaaagaaaaattagcaaacctcaccgttaatcactcaaaaagaaaaattcaaattctcaattaggtagaattcaatcttgtgagttctttattggagtttatatcaaccaattagagagtgtgaaccaaactaccaaagaatcctaatttgcactaggatgccaaaagcggcgagacaccaattgatttgtgttgccTTTGAGGAAGGATTGTGCACATGTTTAAAttctactaacacaagaaacaagaaggtgttagatattgtaaaggaagaataaaagcaaacaaatgaaaacctacagctaagaatcaataaaattgctGAAAACAGAAAACCGAAAagctgcggagtaacttgacaacttcgttcgaggtgttcccgatctcaaaaaatcatgaaaataaatctggaatgtccttaaatatttaatttttgatctggaaagtttgggcactaaactcaacccgctgaatatttttttaaatttttattggatttcgtctttttcaattttttgacttttttgactgatttttttgcgggaataatttttttatattcaatcacagtgccacaaatatgtatgtaaaatttcagatcaattggacaacgtttacccactcaaatgaatttttttgaaagatttttctgggtaaaactgctgtttttgctttaaaaaattgagatcagtttagaaatcaaccaagaacacccaaaacgcccaaaatctgataccaaatgataaagggttgcgcgcggaccaagatcgagttgccaagtcacgggaaactcctacgaaaaccctaaacaatcagatctgaaacgaaacagaaaattaaaatattagaattttgaatttcagaTCGAAATAAAATctccaaaataataaagaatcaaattgagaatagaaataagtgttaataaggaatcttgaaaccctagaggagattgcgattctgcccaattgaacaccaagatagttttccccaaatttcgacaatctgattttacccaaaaagagtatggaagaaccctagaaattggggatttttttgggctgattccttaagatagaaaaaggctgaaaacacaataaaaacaaaaaaataaattagataaagattcagcgcaagcagaaataaagaaagaattgatagtaagaaattaaaagataagtcctaagaagccttgaaatcccgaaagatctcacaactcccttcaaacggctctaatctcccctccaaagaatatcaatggcaagaagaaggttgaagatggctcccacaatcaaaaagattgttaaaacaacttctaaagaaaactcaagagaaaatccttggagaactcaaagagaattttcactcaaatcaaatctgaaattttcaatgtaattgtaatgtaatgtagggtggctggccaatccatataaataggccttataactagtcctaatctaattagaaaactaaaataaaataaaaactcctaattattttaatatggaaattcagccaagggtctttatttgggactctgggactgaatatttacataaaaattaaactaagtaaaaataaataaataaataaaaataaaaataaaactttacaact
Protein-coding regions in this window:
- the LOC128037032 gene encoding uncharacterized protein LOC128037032 codes for the protein MLRRTLNIQMGDNCDNQRTNIFHSRCFIKGNLCSLMIDSGSCSNVVSSYLVDSLKLPCIEHPKPYHLQWLNECSEVKVTKQSLITFKLGNYEDEVWCDVVPMHVAHLLLGRPWQFDRDVTHQGKLNRYSLVFKGRKFTLAPLNPNDVYKDQLKMMKFCEGVREKGKIKKTERKEASSEKSQNLKGPKVSESASGKTREKKLIGTKKDVRRALLNKQPCILVRFRQNYLSLSNINGYLPSVFQCLLQDYVDLFSESPKGLPPLRGIEHFHWPHMKKDVEKFLWLYMKFELHLKRLTQQRSFDYTMPPMSEDSRTNLFEEGGNDTRHKGPTQILEGKAQ